The Centroberyx gerrardi isolate f3 chromosome 19, fCenGer3.hap1.cur.20231027, whole genome shotgun sequence genome has a segment encoding these proteins:
- the dlgap3 gene encoding disks large-associated protein 3, with protein sequence MKGYHVSRSMSQHSSGGGGGGGPCHCMPEDCDAGPGRDYYQGHNDGHYYPPGGPSESLALERHHSHSHSHSHSHSGGGTFPRSHPSQHPPLQSYDSCEECLSTGHGGKMHRIPPNLMDQFEKQVPFHPDGFHTLQYQRTASGGAEQRSESPSRIRHLVHSVQRLFAKSHSLEAPSKREYNGTRGGGEYRGERGGGGGGGHRSGGEDGGGHYSGHQSRSTRRSKSRERSKSGDSRHESGRRHRSRTAGWWSSDDNLDSDSSFLVGGGRRGYPSGHESLDAAIQELTMKKPKERGGGPGPGPGPGPGPGPGPGPGLGPGPGPGPGECMACTSMALAGSEGGGHHGHHGHHGHSLKRSTWSAMTVSQAREVYPSTRGGGYDKALVPLESKLKERTFHYLQVPSDEWGGGYPGGGGVADSGGEIPCRRMRSGSYIKAMGDDDSADSDASPKASPKTSLIAQREAFRRSVSMDQRYSCKQCTDSYPNSRTTPKSHTRSRSYTRSLTSSQLGDTLNRQFEAVCETMFGEVESQAVEALDLPGVFRTRSHSYVRAIQAGCSQDDDCLSVFSMSGPQGSIKSGAVFPYRKGAPPPLPPRMTKSALSVRAQSSTESTQDAYFHSAGQSAPGPGPGRPKQHSNSVDLGSSDGPSGRTSRAGYYTGTGPGRSRQHSNSAESLDGVRGSRELVPYGGGPGVGVRAKHSSSADSLLEGPPRPARERDGRAGGSLGKSVSLPQNSLVLSKAGGGGQDDGRGGRKWRPSIAVQVDSSETLSDSDAEGKALREVHSIGVQVEDDKRRARFKRSNSVTASVQADLDPEGFPGLSIAVPTQDKSLQFGCSFQRHSSEPESAGQYTEYHRTVHTQGQWAYREDYIQSGYSTEPCPADPRPHQHPHLPPRAHSPLPLTSERAWAGTPSLEGPRSLPDSGRASPCMRDGEFFLRLLQTEVERMEGWCQTMEREAEENELPEEVLELIRNAVGSAQMLMSQKVQQFFRLCQQSVDPSAYPQPSSQDLAGFWDLLQLNIEDVRVKFQDLQRIKDSGWRLPPEKKEDKKLPPPLPKKPAGGVSGSLRADSVGDGGGGGGGGGSGGLVVPRAGGRTLPIREKSLDLVDRQRTEARRRLLQTKRTASFRQNSATESADSIEIYIPEAQTRL encoded by the exons ATGAAGGGCTACCATGTCAGCCGCAGCATGTCCCAGCACTCCTCCGGtggtggcggaggaggagggcccTGCCACTGCATGCCCGAGGACTGCGATGCCGGCCCGGGCCGAGACTACTACCAGGGTCACAACGATGGTCACTATTACCCTCCGGGCGGTCCGTCGGAGTCTCTGGCCTTGGAGAGGcaccactcccactcccactcccactcccacagCCACTCCGGAGGGGGCACCTTCCCTCGCTCCCACCCCAGCCAGCACCCACCCCTGCAGTCGTACGACTCTTGTGAGGAGTGCCTGTCCACGGGCCACGGAGGTAAGATGCACCGCATCCCCCCGAACCTGATGGACCAGTTTGAGAAGCAGGTGCCCTTCCACCCCGACGGCTTCCACACGCTGCAGTACCAGCGCACCGCCAGCGGAGGCGCTGAGCAGCGCAGCGAGAGCCCGTCCCGCATCCGACACCTGGTCCACTCGGTGCAACGTCTCTTTGCCAAGTCCCACTCTCTGGAGGCGCCGTCCAAACGGGAGTACAACGGCACGAGAGGAGGCGGGGAATACCGCggcgagagagggggaggaggaggaggcggccaCCGGAGCGGAGGGGAGGACGGCGGAGGCCACTACTCGGGCCACCAGTCTCGCTCCACCAGGAGGAGCAAGTCCCGCGAGCGCAGCAAGAGCGGAGACTCGCGCCACGAGTCGGGCAGACGCCACCGCAGCCGGACGGCGGGCTGGTGGAGCTCTGACGACAACCTGGACAGCGACAGCAGCTTCCTGGTGGGTGGGGGCAGGAGGGGGTACCCCAGCGGGCACGAGAGCCTGGACGCCGCCATCCAGGAGCTCACCATGAAGAAGCCCAAGGAGCGAGGCGgcgggccggggccggggccggggccggggccggggccgggacCGGGGCCGGGACCGGGGCTGGgaccggggccggggccggggcctgGGGAGTGCATGGCCTGTACCTCCATGGCCCTGGCTGGGAGCGAAGGGGGAGGACACCACGGACACCACGGACACCACGGACACTCCCTGAAGAGGAGCACCTGGTCGGCCATGACAGTGAGTCAGGCCAGGGAGGTGTACCCCTCCACCAGGGGAGGAGGCTATGACAAAGCCCTGGTGCCGCTGGAGAGCAAGCTGAAGGAGAGGACCTTCCACTACCTGCAG GTCCCGTCGGACGAGTGGGGGGGCGGATAccccggcggcggcggcgtggCCGACAGCGGAGGGGAGATCCCGTGCCGCCGCATGCGCAGCGGCAGCTACATCAAGGCCATGGGCGACGACGACAGCGCCGACTCGGACGCCAGCCCCAAAGCCTCGCCCAAGACCAGCCTGATCGCCCAGCGGGAGGCCTTCCGGCGCTCCGTCAGCATGGATCAAAG GTACTCGTGTAAGCAGTGCACAGACTCCTACCCCAACAGCCGAACCACACCCAAGAGCCACACCCGCTCTCGCAGCTACACCCGCTCTCTGACCAGCTCACAG CTGGGAGACACTCTGAACCGCCAGTTTGAGGCGGTGTGTGAAACCATGTTCGGGGAGGTGGAGTCTCAGGCGGTCGAGGCCCTGGATCTACCCGGGGTCTTCCGCACCCGCAGCCACAGCTACGTCCGCGCCATCCAGGCCGGCTGTTCCCAGGACGACGACTGCCTGTCGGTCTTCTCCATGTCGGGCCCTCAGGGAAGCATCAAGAGCGGGGCcg TCTTTCCCTATCGTAAAGgtgctcctccccctctcccacctCGCATGACCAAGTCTGCGCTATCAGTGCGGGCCCAGAGCAGCACAGAGTCCACCCAGGACGCCTACTTCCACAGTGCCGGACAGTCGGCCCCGGGCCCTGGCCCCGGGCGCCCCAAGCAGCACAGCAACTCCGTGGACCTGGGCAGCTCCGACGGGCCCTCGGGTCGCACCTCCAGGGCGGGCTACTACACCGGTACCGGCCCGGGACGATCCCGACAGCACAGCAACTCGGCGGAGAGCCTGGACGGGGTCAGGGGTTCGCGGGAGCTGGTGCCCTACGGAGGGGGTcctggggtgggggtgagggccAAGCACAGCAGCTCGGCCGACAGCCTGCTGGAGGGGCCCCCGAGGCCGGCCAGGGAGAGGGACGGCAGGGCCGGGGGCAGCCTGGGGAAGTCGGTCTCTCTGCCCCAGAACAGTTTGGTGCTGAGtaaagctggaggaggagggcaggacgACGGACGCGGTGGGAGGAAGTGGAGGCCGTCCATAGCTGTGCAG GTGGACAGCTCGGAGACCCTGTCGGATTCAGATGCGGAGGGCAAAGCTCTTAGGGAAGTCCACTCCATAGGGGTCCAAGTGGAAGATGACAAAAG GCGGGCTCGTTTCAAGCGCTCCAACAGCGTGACGGCGAGCGTGCAGGCGGACCTGGACCCCGAGGGCTTCCCGGGGCTCAGCATCGCCGTGCCGACGCAGGACAAGAGTCTTCAGTTCGGCTGTTCCTTCCAGAGGCACTCGTCGGAGCCCGAGTCCGCCGGCCAGTACACCGAGTACCACCGCACCGTCCACACACAGGGACAGTGGGCCTACAGAGAG GACTATATCCAGAGCGGCTACTCCACTGAGCCCTGCCCAGCGGATCCACGGCCCCACCAGCACCCGCACTTGCCCCCACGCGCCCACTCCCCGCTGCCCCTCACCTCCGAGCGGGCCTGGGCGGGGACGCCGTCCCTGGAGGGCCCCCGGAGCCTGCCCGACTCGGGCCGAGCCTCGCCCTGCATGAGAGACGGGGAGTTCTTCCTACGCCTCCTGcagacagaggtggagaggatggagggatggtgccagaccatggagagagaggcagaggaaaatgAACTGCCAGAGGAGG TTCTTGAGCTGATTCGTAATGCAGTTGGCAGTGCCCAGATGCTCATGTCTCAAAAAGTCCAGCAGTTCTTCCGCCTCTGCCAACAAAGTGTG GACCCATCAGCGTACCCCCAGCCCAGCTCTCAGGACCTGGCAGGCTTCTGGGACCTGCTCCAGCTCAACATAGAGGACGTCAGGGTCAAGTTCCAGGACCTCCAGAGGATCAAGGACTCTGGCTGGAGGCTCCCGCCTGAAAAGAAG GAGGATAAGAAGCTTCCTCCTCCCTTACCAAAGAAGCCAGCGGGCGGGGTGAGCGGCAGCCTCCGGGCCGATAGCGTCGGGGATGGGGGGGGCGGAGGTGGCGGAGGTGGGTCGGGAGGCCTGGTGGTGCCCCGTGCGGGTGGGCGCACCCTACCCATCAGGGAGAAGTCCCTGGACCTTGTGGACCGTCAGAGGACAGAGGCAaggaggaggctgctgcagACCAAGCGGACTGCCTCCTTCCGCCAGAACTCGGCCACAGAGAGCGCCGACAGCATCGAGATCTACATCCCCGAAGCCCAGACTCGACTCTGA